In Candidatus Neomarinimicrobiota bacterium, the following are encoded in one genomic region:
- the metG gene encoding methionine--tRNA ligase, protein MKNTFYITTPIYYVNDNPHIGHAYTTILADVLARYKRNVGQEVFFLTGLDEHGQKVQQAAEIRGVTPKKHCDEMAPRFLDLWEKLHIQYDDFIRTSEPRHVSVVQTILQDVFDKGDIYEDEYEGLYSVSEERFITEKESESGEFRDIKKLKEKNYFFRMSQYQQQLIDHIKANPGFIQPEHRKNEVLGFLNQPLEDLCISRPKSRLNWGIELPFDKDYVTYVWFDALINYITGPGFSDDSSNFKKWWPADVHLIGKDILTTHSVYWPTMLMSASIDLPKSIFAHGWWLSGETKMSKSLGNIVDPLGLIEEFGVDPVRYYLMREMVLGQDAAFTMESFIKRYNSDLANDYGNLLSRVSNLIQKFFDGKLPDSDDKSESGEQVKFSAITTIKMVNECFDSMRLNDGIEESLQFIRSVNKYMEMKAPWKLVKEDKETAGCVLRTAAEALRIGSLLLKPVMPSRTQIVLDTFGSNSDDVKWGGLTDGFNLKKHDILFPRIEVKSNI, encoded by the coding sequence ATGAAAAATACGTTTTACATTACTACACCAATTTATTATGTAAATGATAATCCTCATATTGGCCACGCCTATACAACGATCTTAGCAGATGTTTTAGCTCGATATAAAAGAAATGTAGGTCAAGAGGTTTTTTTTCTAACGGGACTCGATGAACATGGTCAAAAAGTTCAACAAGCAGCAGAAATTAGAGGCGTAACCCCGAAAAAACATTGTGATGAAATGGCTCCACGATTTTTGGATCTCTGGGAAAAGCTACACATACAATACGATGATTTTATTCGAACATCCGAGCCCAGGCACGTTTCAGTCGTGCAAACTATTTTGCAAGACGTATTTGATAAAGGCGATATTTATGAGGATGAGTATGAAGGGTTGTATTCTGTTTCGGAAGAAAGATTTATCACAGAAAAGGAATCTGAATCCGGTGAGTTTCGCGATATTAAAAAGCTAAAAGAGAAAAATTATTTTTTCAGGATGTCTCAGTATCAACAACAACTCATTGATCATATCAAGGCGAATCCGGGATTTATTCAGCCGGAGCATCGAAAAAATGAAGTACTCGGATTTTTAAATCAACCCTTAGAAGATCTTTGTATCTCCCGACCAAAATCACGGCTGAATTGGGGGATTGAGCTTCCATTTGATAAAGATTATGTTACGTATGTTTGGTTTGATGCGCTTATTAATTACATTACCGGTCCCGGGTTTTCCGACGATTCATCCAACTTTAAAAAATGGTGGCCTGCAGATGTTCACCTGATTGGAAAAGATATTTTAACAACACATTCGGTTTATTGGCCAACGATGTTGATGTCAGCAAGCATTGATCTACCCAAATCCATTTTTGCCCATGGCTGGTGGCTAAGTGGTGAAACAAAAATGAGCAAATCTCTTGGGAATATTGTAGATCCGCTGGGGTTGATTGAAGAATTTGGGGTGGACCCGGTACGGTATTATCTAATGCGTGAAATGGTTTTGGGGCAGGATGCAGCCTTTACTATGGAATCGTTTATCAAGCGGTACAATTCGGATCTAGCCAATGATTATGGGAATCTCCTGAGTCGAGTATCAAATTTGATTCAGAAATTTTTTGATGGGAAATTGCCGGATTCGGACGATAAATCAGAAAGCGGAGAACAGGTGAAATTTTCGGCAATAACAACCATTAAAATGGTAAACGAATGTTTTGACTCTATGAGGTTGAATGATGGTATCGAGGAATCACTTCAGTTTATTCGCAGTGTCAATAAATACATGGAAATGAAAGCACCATGGAAATTGGTAAAAGAAGATAAGGAAACGGCGGGATGTGTGTTACGAACGGCTGCCGAAGCGCTTAGAATTGGTTCCCTTTTGTTAAAACCGGTTATGCCGAGCCGAACTCAGATTGTGCTCGACACGTTTGGTTCAAACTCTGACGATGTTAAGTGGGGCGGACTTACGGACGGATTTAACCTTAAAAAACATGACATTCTTTTTCCCAGAATCGAGGTAAAATCAAACAT
- a CDS encoding peptidoglycan DD-metalloendopeptidase family protein, with amino-acid sequence MILRWTTISILCLPAYLCAQADTRDYERELEHQSRAIQELKLEIQAAKRRIRNEAEKEKSTSRRISNLYEEISLSSRLLKQLKREQKTLKIEISDLEVNISRNENELEALKRRYSNRVKHIYTKGSLSDLERILSSTSWRQAVYRAKYLKIISRIDRQTQAKIHSLVYQIRQQKVNLEDKYQQSIALKKDREKRYEDLIAKKRQKEKELAQIQRNKSELAEYLKEKQEGVKQLNDIIIRIQDEKARFERAERIRRQQAALKTKKFSSLKGQLPWPATGRITAKFGNQWNAKLKTTTDNPGIDIKGKPGSPIRTVLGGIVTVITYLRGYGTTIIIDHGGGFYTVYSHVTQVETHVDSEVLAGDVIAFMGDSGSVNGSKLHFEIWGKSQKLNPEKWLAKR; translated from the coding sequence ATGATCCTTCGCTGGACAACTATTTCCATTCTTTGTTTGCCCGCCTATTTGTGTGCACAGGCAGACACGCGTGATTACGAACGGGAGCTTGAGCATCAATCCAGAGCCATCCAGGAATTAAAGCTAGAAATTCAAGCTGCCAAACGTCGCATTCGAAATGAAGCGGAAAAAGAAAAATCGACTTCACGGCGGATTTCGAATCTCTATGAGGAAATATCGCTTTCATCCAGGCTTTTGAAACAACTGAAAAGAGAGCAGAAAACTCTGAAAATTGAAATCAGCGACTTAGAAGTCAATATTAGCCGGAATGAAAATGAGCTTGAAGCTCTGAAAAGACGATATTCAAATCGAGTGAAACACATTTATACAAAAGGATCTCTCAGCGATTTAGAACGAATTTTGAGTTCAACATCCTGGCGCCAAGCAGTGTATCGTGCAAAATATTTAAAAATTATATCAAGAATTGATCGTCAGACTCAAGCCAAGATTCATTCTTTGGTATACCAAATCCGCCAGCAGAAAGTGAATTTAGAGGACAAATATCAACAAAGTATTGCTTTGAAGAAAGACCGCGAAAAACGATACGAGGATTTAATTGCTAAAAAGCGTCAGAAAGAGAAAGAACTCGCTCAGATTCAACGGAATAAATCCGAACTTGCGGAATATTTGAAAGAAAAGCAGGAAGGTGTTAAGCAACTGAATGATATTATTATACGAATTCAGGATGAGAAAGCTAGATTTGAACGGGCCGAAAGAATTCGCCGACAGCAAGCCGCTTTAAAAACTAAGAAATTTTCTTCACTTAAAGGACAATTGCCTTGGCCGGCTACAGGTCGAATTACTGCGAAATTTGGGAATCAATGGAATGCTAAACTCAAAACAACAACGGATAATCCCGGAATTGATATTAAAGGAAAACCCGGATCACCGATTCGCACTGTTTTGGGCGGCATTGTTACTGTCATCACGTATCTTCGAGGCTATGGCACCACCATCATCATTGATCACGGCGGTGGATTTTACACCGTTTATAGCCATGTAACTCAGGTGGAAACTCATGTAGATAGTGAAGTGTTAGCCGGCGATGTGATTGCATTTATGGGAGATTCGGGATCGGTGAATGGTTCAAAACTTCATTTTGAAATTTGGGGAAAGAGCCAAAAATTGAATCCAGAAAAGTGGCTGGCAAAACGATGA
- a CDS encoding cyclic nucleotide-binding domain-containing protein translates to MKNALWNNIFQGWNSQESETVLTLKQVPIFKGFTDKEFQDLEKLFHRRAYDAGEFVFKNRAPGEGMYIIMKGAVKITIGTRENNEQILAELSEGSFFGELALFDDDPRSANAIATVQSDLLGFFTADLMTLNDRNPQMGNKILLNLGGVLGERLRGTNQLLLESQSN, encoded by the coding sequence ATGAAGAATGCATTGTGGAATAATATATTTCAAGGATGGAACAGCCAAGAAAGCGAAACTGTCCTCACCCTGAAACAGGTACCGATATTTAAGGGATTTACCGATAAGGAGTTCCAGGATCTCGAAAAACTGTTTCACCGTCGTGCCTATGATGCCGGGGAATTTGTTTTTAAAAACAGAGCGCCGGGCGAAGGAATGTACATCATTATGAAAGGTGCAGTTAAAATCACAATAGGCACTCGTGAAAATAATGAACAAATTTTAGCAGAACTTTCTGAAGGAAGTTTTTTTGGAGAACTTGCACTTTTTGATGATGATCCTCGATCCGCTAATGCTATTGCTACCGTTCAATCCGATTTGCTTGGATTTTTCACTGCAGATCTAATGACGTTAAATGACCGAAACCCACAGATGGGAAATAAAATTCTCTTAAATCTCGGCGGTGTTCTCGGTGAACGTCTGCGAGGTACCAATCAATTACTTTTGGAATCCCAATCTAATTAA
- a CDS encoding AI-2E family transporter has translation MGLLFVGFLSLVWPYISNVVLILVFAFLFTTVLLKSVDSIERRINNRGLSVLIVTVGLLAGIGLFIGSFISEISQQATDFSNRIDQDTLTAEFSKLGAKISATLPEGMATGSGDFSAALSGFIQIVIENLAALAGVIGNFVLNAAMILIFTIILLAEYHHFKKVLVGFFSNKYFEVGLGLIYNIEKSVSSYLRGQFLAAASVAVMSLVGLTILNFTGANLTLTVFIGIIAGLANLIPLVGPFVGMIPAILIAFMNNIGNDVAMAHQLFGVVPSPFYVLDIVVMFIIVQQIEGNLITPTLVGKSVGIHPMMVMISLIIGGTLMGPLGMLFAVPATGILKVIIHEIMFVRRNAHLL, from the coding sequence GTGGGATTGCTCTTCGTTGGATTCCTTTCGCTGGTATGGCCCTATATTTCCAATGTCGTGTTGATTCTTGTGTTTGCATTCCTCTTTACCACTGTTCTTTTAAAATCGGTAGATAGCATTGAGCGCCGAATTAATAACCGCGGATTAAGTGTATTAATTGTCACTGTTGGACTTCTTGCCGGAATCGGTTTATTTATTGGTTCATTTATTTCCGAGATATCGCAACAAGCCACTGATTTTTCAAACAGAATTGATCAGGATACCCTCACTGCAGAATTCAGCAAACTTGGCGCAAAGATATCCGCTACCCTTCCGGAAGGAATGGCTACGGGTAGTGGAGATTTTTCTGCAGCACTCAGTGGTTTTATTCAAATAGTTATAGAAAACCTTGCTGCACTTGCCGGGGTTATTGGAAATTTTGTTCTGAATGCGGCGATGATATTAATCTTCACCATTATACTGCTGGCTGAATATCATCATTTCAAAAAAGTACTGGTTGGATTCTTTTCCAATAAATATTTCGAAGTTGGATTAGGACTTATTTACAATATTGAAAAATCAGTTTCAAGCTATCTTCGCGGTCAGTTTCTTGCCGCAGCGAGTGTTGCTGTAATGTCGCTTGTCGGGCTTACAATCCTTAATTTCACCGGTGCCAATCTTACGCTGACTGTGTTTATTGGAATTATCGCCGGGCTGGCAAATTTAATTCCACTGGTTGGTCCGTTTGTTGGGATGATTCCGGCTATTCTGATTGCATTCATGAATAATATCGGAAATGACGTCGCCATGGCACATCAATTATTTGGAGTTGTGCCGTCTCCGTTTTATGTGCTCGATATTGTTGTCATGTTCATTATTGTTCAACAAATTGAAGGGAATCTAATCACGCCAACTCTTGTCGGGAAAAGTGTCGGGATTCATCCTATGATGGTTATGATTTCACTTATAATCGGGGGCACCTTGATGGGTCCACTTGGTATGCTGTTTGCCGTACCTGCAACGGGAATTTTAAAGGTTATCATTCATGAAATCATGTTTGTTCGGCGAAACGCCCACCTACTTTGA
- a CDS encoding DUF4159 domain-containing protein has product MVKKNIPIILLLLMFFANAQDFTIARIHYSGGGDWYSDPSSLPNLLNYIRLNTTMKVSAQEARVRVLDKELTEFPFLYLTGHGNLRFSDEESIRLREFLLSGAFLHVDDNYGLDQSFRREIQKIFPDKSLVELPHHHPIFSAYYNFPNGLPKIHEHDGKSPQAFAIFDEERIMVLYTYESDLGDGWEDAEVHNDSWSIREAALKFGVNIVTFALTQ; this is encoded by the coding sequence ATGGTTAAAAAAAATATTCCAATTATTCTGCTGTTATTGATGTTCTTTGCAAATGCACAGGATTTTACAATTGCACGGATTCATTATAGCGGTGGCGGTGACTGGTACAGCGATCCAAGCAGCCTTCCCAATCTTCTGAATTACATCCGGCTAAATACAACCATGAAGGTTTCCGCTCAGGAAGCACGCGTTCGGGTGCTGGATAAAGAATTGACTGAATTCCCTTTTCTATATTTAACCGGACATGGAAATCTCAGGTTCTCTGATGAGGAATCAATTCGTTTGAGAGAATTTTTACTGTCTGGCGCTTTTTTGCATGTGGATGATAATTACGGGCTGGATCAATCATTCCGGCGGGAAATACAAAAAATATTTCCTGATAAATCTCTGGTCGAGCTCCCTCACCATCACCCGATATTTTCGGCATATTATAATTTTCCGAATGGCCTTCCCAAAATACACGAACATGATGGAAAATCACCGCAAGCATTCGCGATATTTGATGAGGAAAGAATCATGGTTTTGTACACATATGAAAGCGATCTTGGTGATGGATGGGAAGACGCAGAAGTTCATAATGATTCATGGTCGATCCGCGAGGCGGCTCTCAAATTTGGTGTAAATATTGTTACCTTTGCATTAACGCAATAG
- a CDS encoding asparagine synthetase B — protein MKHLLFSILLIGMLPGQKILIPMDPQQNDHLKAYGIAFWILERDINVEWLLNYRGGSFLTQGHSAIEQECRVRGVTFERVNATDILNIMGEIEQNNMDVVLLEKAPKIAIYTPTNKQPWDDAVTLALTYSEVPYTTLWDEEVLTSGLDQYDWLHLHHEDFTGQYGKFYRNYHTAPWYINQKADFESMAAKFGFPSVHEEKKAIARAIKSFVGQGGFLFAMCSATDSYDIALSMEGVDAAHSVFDGSPGDLDAQEKLNFSKSFAFTDYSIIPDPMIYEFSNIDFPPSNNPVTRGAEVDYFSLFEFSAKFDPVPTMLTQNHVAVVKGFMGQTTGFHRDFIKKHIIIMGEDPASPQVKYLHGNFGQGTFTFLGGHDPEDYQHYVGDPPTDLSLHRHSPGYRLILNNILFPAARKKERKT, from the coding sequence ATGAAACATCTTCTTTTTAGTATTTTGTTAATTGGGATGCTTCCAGGTCAAAAAATTCTCATTCCGATGGATCCTCAACAAAATGATCATTTAAAAGCATACGGCATTGCCTTTTGGATTTTGGAGCGCGATATTAATGTAGAATGGCTTCTCAATTATCGTGGAGGATCTTTTTTAACGCAAGGGCATTCTGCCATTGAACAAGAATGTAGAGTCCGTGGAGTAACATTTGAACGCGTAAATGCGACTGATATTTTGAATATCATGGGAGAAATAGAACAAAATAATATGGATGTAGTCTTGCTTGAAAAAGCACCTAAAATTGCTATTTACACTCCAACGAATAAACAACCCTGGGATGATGCGGTTACACTTGCTCTGACGTATTCTGAAGTTCCATATACAACCTTGTGGGATGAGGAAGTTTTGACAAGCGGGTTAGATCAATACGATTGGCTGCATCTTCATCACGAAGATTTTACAGGTCAGTATGGAAAATTTTACCGGAATTATCACACAGCCCCGTGGTACATCAATCAAAAAGCAGATTTTGAATCCATGGCGGCAAAGTTTGGATTTCCATCTGTGCATGAAGAAAAAAAGGCAATTGCTAGAGCAATTAAATCTTTCGTTGGACAGGGTGGGTTTTTATTTGCCATGTGTTCAGCAACGGATTCATACGATATTGCGCTTTCAATGGAAGGCGTTGATGCGGCTCATTCGGTTTTCGATGGATCCCCGGGAGATCTTGATGCTCAAGAAAAACTAAATTTTTCAAAATCATTCGCTTTTACTGATTATTCAATTATTCCAGATCCCATGATTTACGAATTTTCCAATATTGATTTTCCTCCGAGTAACAACCCTGTCACGAGGGGCGCAGAAGTGGATTATTTTTCATTGTTCGAGTTCTCGGCGAAATTTGATCCCGTGCCAACCATGCTTACTCAGAATCATGTAGCAGTGGTGAAGGGGTTTATGGGTCAAACTACAGGATTTCATCGAGATTTTATTAAAAAACATATCATTATTATGGGCGAAGATCCGGCATCGCCCCAAGTCAAATATTTGCACGGGAATTTTGGGCAGGGAACCTTCACATTTTTAGGAGGTCACGATCCCGAAGATTACCAACATTATGTAGGCGATCCACCAACGGATCTTTCACTTCATCGACACTCGCCCGGCTACCGCCTCATCCTGAATAATATTCTCTTCCCCGCCGCTCGGAAAAAAGAACGAAAAACGTGA
- a CDS encoding GNAT family N-acetyltransferase gives MIHIRKSELIECVQLSKLIPEFENPYPLTEYKMRCSQVAHLSLIADFEKQPAGFKIGYDRFNDGSFYSWMGGVRVEYRRNGIAKDLADNQENWAKENGYKSIKLKTRKKHHAMIAFLLDQGYSITSEEPKENPLETRIWMDKKI, from the coding sequence GTGATACACATCCGGAAATCAGAATTAATTGAATGTGTACAATTATCAAAATTGATTCCTGAGTTTGAAAATCCATATCCACTTACAGAGTACAAAATGCGCTGTTCGCAAGTAGCCCATTTATCTTTAATTGCTGATTTTGAAAAACAACCGGCTGGATTCAAAATCGGGTATGATAGATTTAATGATGGATCATTTTACAGTTGGATGGGCGGTGTACGGGTAGAATACAGAAGGAATGGAATTGCTAAAGACCTCGCTGATAATCAGGAAAATTGGGCAAAAGAAAACGGATATAAATCCATCAAATTGAAAACAAGGAAAAAGCATCACGCAATGATTGCCTTCTTGCTGGATCAGGGATATTCAATTACATCTGAAGAGCCAAAAGAAAATCCGCTGGAAACACGAATTTGGATGGATAAAAAAATATAA
- a CDS encoding YjbQ family protein gives MWVQKKITLSSHSRGFHVITNEILGELPELANFKIGILHVFIQHTSASLAINENADPDVRADFEAHFNEMIPENLPYYRHTLEGPDDMPSHIKAALLGSDLSIPIENGKLALGTWQGIYLCEHRDRGGQRKLMLTIQGE, from the coding sequence ATGTGGGTTCAAAAAAAGATAACACTTTCATCTCACTCCCGTGGCTTCCATGTTATTACAAATGAAATCCTAGGAGAACTCCCGGAACTTGCAAACTTCAAGATCGGAATCCTGCATGTGTTCATTCAGCATACTTCTGCTTCGCTTGCAATCAATGAAAATGCCGATCCGGATGTTAGGGCAGATTTTGAAGCGCATTTCAATGAGATGATCCCCGAAAATCTGCCGTACTACCGCCACACGCTGGAAGGACCAGATGATATGCCCTCTCACATTAAGGCAGCACTCTTGGGATCGGATCTTTCCATTCCAATCGAAAATGGAAAACTGGCCTTGGGAACTTGGCAGGGAATTTATTTATGCGAGCATCGAGATCGCGGAGGACAGCGAAAATTGATGTTAACTATTCAAGGGGAATGA
- a CDS encoding DUF4249 family protein, with amino-acid sequence MRKLMSISLIIFISGCLSISPELEWEDVETDHEPVLNVLGILSVDTLVTSFIRVHRSLRMDEASDTLIKDPVGNIYYASRYVIRDAQVIVSNNGKDYLFEYDDFDLEAGDSTSTGAYVFNGDSLNPYPGEIWTLSISTPGGLTATGETTIPPSSQLFTNLLPDTFQLDQTMDISWQPLTNHYQIMSVANSLSYIWKEDNYNNNDYGLTQEEIIGPGEESWTLRKEFSEDGGNLNWDEDWLLISLMSMDENYYDFFFRYADDSEYSNIFLGEGGSGQSFGIEEGIGVFGSIGIDRHTMPIAR; translated from the coding sequence ATGCGGAAGCTCATGTCCATCAGTCTTATCATTTTTATTTCAGGGTGTTTGAGTATTTCCCCGGAATTGGAATGGGAAGATGTAGAAACTGACCACGAACCAGTACTGAATGTGCTAGGTATTTTATCTGTAGATACGCTTGTCACTAGCTTTATCCGCGTGCACCGTTCATTGAGAATGGACGAAGCATCAGACACCCTCATAAAAGACCCGGTTGGTAACATCTATTATGCTTCAAGGTATGTAATTAGAGATGCGCAAGTGATTGTCAGCAATAACGGAAAAGACTATCTTTTTGAATATGATGACTTCGATTTAGAGGCTGGAGACAGTACCTCAACGGGGGCTTATGTATTTAATGGAGATTCGCTGAACCCGTACCCCGGCGAAATATGGACGCTTTCAATTTCCACTCCGGGAGGTCTCACCGCAACCGGCGAAACCACGATTCCTCCATCTTCCCAACTTTTTACAAATCTGTTACCAGATACATTTCAATTGGATCAAACCATGGATATTAGTTGGCAGCCACTTACAAACCATTACCAAATAATGAGTGTAGCTAATTCCTTAAGTTATATTTGGAAAGAGGATAATTATAATAATAATGATTATGGGCTTACCCAAGAAGAAATCATCGGCCCGGGGGAAGAAAGTTGGACCTTAAGAAAGGAATTTTCTGAAGATGGAGGCAATCTAAACTGGGATGAAGATTGGTTGCTCATTTCTCTGATGAGTATGGATGAAAATTATTACGATTTCTTTTTTAGATATGCAGATGATTCAGAATATTCGAATATATTTTTGGGTGAGGGTGGGTCTGGTCAAAGTTTTGGGATTGAAGAAGGAATTGGTGTTTTTGGTTCAATTGGAATTGATCGCCACACCATGCCAATCGCTCGTTAA
- a CDS encoding TonB-dependent receptor — protein MLKTLQTIFLLFAIGLHAQETATISGFLRNDATGEPLAYANVFIKSTNLGAASNVEGYYVITNVPPGEYEIAVSIIGFKMITQNTQFKGNQNLRLDFRLLPMVIEGEAVDVFGEVQKMRELVEPSRITLDLRTLELAPAFIEPDLFRTIQLLPGVQTLNDFSSALYVRGSTPDQNLVMLDGITVYNPYHLGGIFSTFNTDAIKEADFHAGGFPARYGGRMGAILNVINREGNTEEITGNANISLVSSKALLEGPLPKIGGMKGSWMIAGRRTYFDQFIGAIRIISGANDDFKFPYYFYDYQIKVNLDVNLNHRLTYSRFYGDDVLTFSFSDRSENYDIYSDYSEENNSSFGIEWPWGNHTNSLTWRWLITPQLVARTFIANSRYRFHFDMNFSDEGTWNMGNESGSYDESFSFDFFDIVDDKTVETEISWHGLTNHQIMGGFQIKQVDYNLGMEFTFSTLDTTVFLNPLQMENRTVETSFFLQDKWDVTSKLALQMGGRVMDYSLHDSIYIDPRFGLKYILRKDLSLKFALGRYHQFLTIANTEDESWRLIDFWLGIPADRPAPYADHVILGIEYLSDENWLARGETYYKHFENLITLKQGDLMFGDEDESRSTPFNEFYETKAFAYGFEFLFKKTAGRFRGWVGYTFAETKRHIEKIGWYHPKYDRTHTLNIVGDFSVLKNLHLSTSIQASTGQPYTPPLGRYENWSVEHDAVKPYWKGVESLLVGEKNSARLPFYFRMDIGLKHKTSIFGFPYERFIQLNNVTNHVNAITYQYQNKQNRLTGESMGMERAALPMFPFFLTLGWRAEF, from the coding sequence ATGTTGAAAACACTTCAAACTATTTTTCTTCTTTTTGCCATTGGGTTGCACGCGCAGGAAACAGCTACCATCAGCGGATTCTTGCGTAATGATGCCACCGGCGAACCATTAGCCTATGCCAATGTATTTATCAAGTCAACCAATCTTGGTGCCGCCTCAAATGTGGAAGGATATTATGTGATTACCAATGTTCCTCCCGGAGAATATGAAATTGCGGTTTCTATTATCGGTTTTAAAATGATTACCCAAAATACTCAATTTAAAGGAAATCAAAATCTACGTCTGGACTTTCGCCTCTTGCCGATGGTTATTGAGGGAGAAGCGGTGGATGTGTTTGGCGAAGTACAGAAAATGCGCGAGCTGGTGGAACCCAGCAGAATCACCCTTGACCTCCGTACACTTGAACTCGCTCCTGCTTTTATTGAGCCTGATTTATTTAGAACAATCCAATTACTCCCTGGTGTACAGACGCTTAATGATTTTTCCAGCGCGCTGTATGTACGCGGAAGTACACCTGATCAAAACCTGGTTATGCTGGATGGGATTACGGTGTACAATCCGTATCATTTAGGTGGCATATTTTCCACGTTTAATACCGACGCCATAAAAGAAGCAGATTTCCATGCCGGAGGATTTCCTGCGCGCTACGGTGGACGCATGGGCGCCATACTGAATGTAATCAACCGCGAAGGAAATACAGAAGAAATCACAGGAAATGCAAATATATCCCTTGTGTCCAGTAAAGCTTTGCTGGAAGGGCCACTTCCGAAAATAGGCGGTATGAAAGGCTCATGGATGATTGCAGGGCGGCGAACCTATTTTGACCAGTTTATAGGCGCTATCCGAATAATTTCGGGAGCGAATGATGATTTTAAATTTCCATATTACTTTTATGATTATCAAATCAAAGTGAATTTAGATGTAAATCTGAATCATCGTTTGACATACAGCCGTTTTTACGGTGACGATGTGTTGACTTTTTCTTTTAGCGACCGTAGCGAAAATTATGATATTTATTCAGATTATTCTGAGGAAAACAACTCTTCATTTGGAATTGAATGGCCTTGGGGGAACCATACCAATAGCCTCACGTGGCGATGGTTGATAACACCTCAACTTGTAGCTCGCACGTTTATAGCCAATAGCAGATACCGATTCCATTTTGACATGAATTTTTCTGATGAAGGAACTTGGAATATGGGGAATGAATCCGGTTCCTATGATGAATCATTTTCTTTCGATTTTTTTGACATTGTGGATGATAAAACAGTTGAAACAGAAATTTCCTGGCATGGACTCACGAATCATCAGATTATGGGTGGATTCCAAATAAAGCAGGTGGATTATAATCTTGGGATGGAATTTACTTTTTCGACTTTAGATACAACCGTTTTTTTGAATCCTCTCCAAATGGAAAACCGGACGGTAGAAACTTCATTTTTTCTACAGGATAAGTGGGATGTTACCTCCAAACTCGCGTTGCAGATGGGGGGCCGAGTGATGGATTATTCCCTGCATGATTCAATCTACATTGATCCTCGCTTTGGGCTGAAATATATCTTAAGAAAAGACCTTTCATTAAAATTTGCACTTGGGCGATATCATCAATTTTTAACGATCGCAAATACGGAAGATGAATCGTGGCGCCTTATAGATTTTTGGCTTGGCATTCCGGCAGACCGCCCGGCACCCTACGCAGATCATGTCATCCTGGGGATTGAGTATCTTTCAGATGAAAACTGGCTGGCTCGAGGAGAAACTTATTATAAACATTTCGAAAATCTGATCACACTTAAACAAGGCGACTTAATGTTTGGTGATGAAGACGAATCGCGATCCACTCCGTTTAATGAGTTTTACGAAACCAAAGCGTTTGCATATGGCTTCGAATTTCTATTCAAAAAGACCGCCGGTCGGTTTCGAGGTTGGGTTGGCTATACCTTTGCCGAAACAAAACGACATATTGAAAAAATTGGTTGGTACCATCCGAAATATGATCGGACACATACCTTAAACATTGTCGGAGATTTTTCTGTTCTTAAGAATCTGCATTTAAGTACATCTATTCAGGCTTCCACCGGTCAACCCTACACTCCACCACTCGGCCGATATGAAAATTGGTCAGTAGAACATGATGCGGTTAAACCGTATTGGAAGGGAGTTGAAAGTCTCTTAGTAGGAGAAAAAAATTCAGCACGCCTGCCTTTTTACTTTCGAATGGATATTGGCTTAAAACATAAAACATCCATATTTGGATTTCCCTATGAAAGGTTTATTCAGCTGAACAATGTAACAAATCACGTAAATGCAATTACCTATCAATACCAAAACAAACAAAACAGGTTAACCGGTGAAAGCATGGGAATGGAACGGGCAGCTTTACCAATGTTCCCATTTTTCCTTACCCTTGGATGGAGAGCAGAATTCTAA